From Vanrija pseudolonga chromosome 1, complete sequence, a single genomic window includes:
- the priA_19 gene encoding Protein priA, with protein sequence MLSAVLVLFLAGNTALAAIPTDAAYYGCNINSGGNTIPSGTITTYQQCITSAAQLQGGGSCVRFAYWQPFTAKCQCNHMGGWPQYTVGSDPALCGSTSTTTNQWQSYYSYGTTFTSVSCADTFTRPASEPALIGYPSGSPWYPPYLPNQNAAPQVAGGQGGTEPQFCAGMCAKFPYFVLRPNTATAFGAYYECYCLNTAPSNPTTTVCSQQSYYLYGHSPAAQASALPRKRAEAVRAAHQQALLDANPYCPIGLEACNVSDDHSADYECLATDSELESCGGCRYGRFGSRASNSTSGVERVACIQGECIAFGCTNGHRLVGDRCLRL encoded by the exons ATGCTGTCTGCTGTACTTGTTCTTTTCCTGGCTGGCAacaccgcccttgccgccatccccaccgacgccgcctaCTATGGCTGCAACATCAACAGTGGAGGCAACACGATCCCATCCGGGACTATCACCACCTACCAGCAGTGCATT acctcggccgcccagctgcagggcggcggctcTTGTGTTCGTTTCGCTTACTGGCAGCCCTTCACCGCCAAGTGCCAGTGCAACCACATGGGAGGTTGGCCTCAGTACACGGTTGGGTCTGACCCCGCCCTGTGTGGCTCgacatccaccaccaccaaccagTGGCAGTCATACTACTCTTACGGAACCACCTTCACGTCGGTTTCGTGCGCCGACACCTTCACGCGCCCGGCCAGCGAGCCGGCTCTCATCGGCTACCCCTCCGGGTCGCCATGGTACCCGCCCTACCTCCCAAACCAGAACGCTGCTCCTCAGGTCGCAGGTGGCCAGGGTGGAACCGAGCCCCAGTTCTGCGCGGGCATGTGCGCAAAGTTCCCCTACTTTGTTCTGAGGCCCAACACCGCCACCGCGTTCGGCGCGTACTACGAGTGCTACTGCCTTAACACCGCCCCGTccaaccccaccaccacagtgTGCTCCCAGCAGAGCTACTATCTCTACGgccactcgcccgccgctcaGGCATCCGCCCTCCCCCGTaagcgtgccgaggccgtgcgTGCCGCCCACCAGCAGgctctcctcgacgccaacccGTACTGCCCCATCGGCCTCGAGGCTTGCAACGTCTCGGACGACCATTCCGCCGACTACGAGTGCCTTGCTACCGACTCGGAGCTTGAGtcgtgcggcggctgccgctACGGTCGCTTTGGCTCCAGGGCTTCCAACTCCACCAGTGGTGTCGA GCGCGTGGCGTGCATTCAGGGCGAGTGTATTGCTTTCGGGTGCACCAACGGCCACCGCCTTGTGGGTGACCGCTGCCTCAGGCTTTAG